A stretch of Pseudomonas sp. CCC3.1 DNA encodes these proteins:
- a CDS encoding biopolymer transporter ExbD gives MRSWEEPKKKRLHIEIIPMIDVMMFLLVFFVLISLNVIPALGIKTQLPGAAHAQQLKPQNKAVITLGLDDRLQLDGKDLDQTELVVQLKAMENPEQKMVIILNSDEGVEVARLVTVMDVLKSSGFSSVSIATRKL, from the coding sequence ATGCGAAGCTGGGAAGAACCGAAGAAAAAGCGCCTGCATATCGAGATCATTCCGATGATCGACGTGATGATGTTCCTGTTGGTGTTTTTCGTATTGATCAGTCTCAACGTGATTCCCGCGCTGGGGATCAAGACTCAGTTGCCAGGCGCTGCCCACGCACAACAACTCAAGCCGCAGAACAAGGCCGTGATCACATTGGGCCTGGACGATCGCTTGCAACTGGACGGTAAAGACCTGGACCAGACCGAACTGGTGGTTCAGCTCAAGGCCATGGAAAACCCTGAGCAGAAAATGGTGATCATCCTCAACAGTGATGAAGGTGTTGAGGTGGCGCGCCTGGTGACTGTGATGGACGTGCTCAAAAGCAGCGGTTTTTCCTCCGTTTCCATCGCGACCCGGAAGCTCTAA
- a CDS encoding energy transducer TonB, giving the protein MSVFFKSRKAIACLPAICLLAVAVHSAMDSRLKITPKYDDTTVEIALIDPDELQPPPPEPEPEPVVEEPPPPPEVEVVEEQVVEPPPPPKPKPPVPKPQPPKPKPQVVKAAPTPPKPQPVVQAPAPAPAAAPPAPVTVARPVAQAPRANPADLESRYIARLLAELEKYKQYPRGREASLQRPEGNVVVWLLVDRSGKVLDSGIEKKATNMLLNRAAQTSLKRLDQVVPFPEESFSGKDKYRFSATLVYNIEQ; this is encoded by the coding sequence ATGTCGGTTTTTTTCAAATCCCGCAAAGCGATCGCGTGTCTGCCGGCGATCTGCCTGCTGGCCGTGGCCGTGCACAGCGCCATGGACTCTCGCCTGAAGATCACGCCCAAGTACGACGACACAACGGTCGAAATCGCGTTGATTGATCCTGATGAGTTGCAGCCGCCGCCACCGGAGCCCGAACCCGAGCCGGTCGTCGAAGAGCCGCCTCCACCGCCGGAAGTAGAAGTGGTCGAAGAGCAAGTGGTTGAGCCGCCACCTCCGCCAAAGCCCAAGCCGCCCGTCCCCAAGCCACAGCCGCCCAAACCCAAGCCGCAAGTGGTCAAGGCCGCACCGACACCGCCCAAACCACAGCCCGTGGTTCAGGCCCCCGCGCCTGCCCCGGCAGCCGCGCCGCCAGCCCCGGTTACAGTGGCCAGGCCTGTAGCTCAGGCCCCACGAGCCAATCCGGCTGATCTGGAGAGCCGTTACATCGCTCGCCTGTTGGCCGAACTTGAGAAGTACAAGCAATACCCGCGAGGTCGCGAAGCTTCATTACAACGCCCGGAAGGCAATGTGGTGGTGTGGTTGCTGGTTGACCGAAGCGGCAAGGTGCTCGATTCGGGCATTGAAAAGAAGGCGACAAACATGCTGCTCAATCGCGCAGCACAAACCAGTTTGAAACGCCTCGATCAAGTGGTTCCTTTTCCTGAAGAAAGTTTCTCGGGCAAGGACAAATACCGCTTCAGCGCCACGCTTGTATACAACATAGAGCAATAA